CCCTCTTTGTACCTCTCTCCTCGGCCGCCCTTGACAGATGCTAGTGGTAGTCTGGCACCAGCGAGTTTATGGCAACGTTCCGCTCAAATAATGCAGAACTTTACTGAAGCACAAGATAAACCTAACAATAGTGAACTCCCGACAGAACCTACAGAACGTAAGTAACTTTAGTTTCTACTTCATTTTGTAGCATTATAACCATTGCGtccggaggtcgtgggttcgattcccacgcgcaATCATTGTTtatgcaatccacaaataattgtttcgggtctcgttgcactttgtatccgttgtctgtatgtttgtaaaagtccccgcgatacaagagcaattcttagtgtgggagtagtattttttaaaagaaaaaggaTTACACTATTACATTTAGACAGTTTTGCGATTGACATAAGAACGTAAGCACGCAATAAGCATTCAGCTTAGTCATCCCATAAAcagtttaaattcatataatttaatttgttaaaaagttGCGCAATAACTATAAATCAAagaattataaaaactttacggCCAATAATTCATTATTAGGTGAACCTGCTACAAAGGCACCTTATTTATTCGTGgcgtttttctttttattctaattaaaatacaaaaaatctggTAATAGGTGACTAGGTGCATAAAAAACCAAAAACTATTAACCCTTGTTTATTTTACTGCGCTGGTTTAACTTGTATGGacttaaagtttttaaaagaaataaagccAGTGCCCATCATTGCATTTTAaaccaattaaataataacaagccCGCTCCTTAAAATACGGACGTTGCGTCGTTGCATCATGCGTCGTCATTATGGTATTTTAATATCACATAACATAAATTTATCTATTAccacttaacataatattaatactctGAAATAACTGTTAAACCGTACCCTAATTATCTGTCAATCAATTTTTTCGGCTAATAAATCAACAACAATTCATGACTACATTCAGATAAATTGTTTTCTATTCGTCTTGCTGAACAGTGATGAATAATGATGAACAGATCGTTCAtcattattttctaaacattaTAACAAATTGGTGGTATCGTGACTAATAATAGAGATAATCAAGTCAAATTATGTACTCTTCAAAGCTTTACCTAACAGTCAGCGCCTATAACTTCAGACCGTTGAGAACGCGTTAaagaagtttttatttgtaattatcttGTCACAGGTTCACCAAAACTGAAGAGAATACCAGAACCAAGAGAAAAAGCCAAACTTTTTTGGCCGTCACTCCGTCCCTCTCACTACAGCGTAGGCACAGGAAACATTCAAATTCCTTTGACATTCAGTCTATCTGGATTGTACGGAAAATATTCTCCTGGAACAATGGGCACAGGTGTAATAGGATCTACTTACGAGACTGTTTCTGAAATTGGAGGTACGGCTGTTTCAGCACTGGCTGGCAGCAGCTATGGAAATTATCGTACGTACCCCGGATTAAGAATCTATAGAGGGGAGAACGGTCCGGCTTGGAGTGGATGGGGCAATGGTAAATGGGGACATTATGGCAAaggataaaattataattattatgtaatcatCTACTATTCGTTTTGAAGACTGATACAAggctgaaatatatttttatcataatgattaacatttttacttatcttcaatattttcccAATGCGTTATAGCTATTTTGGAAACTTTTCTACTGGTCCAGATTGAATCCAAATCTTTTATAACCATAATAACATCTTCAGGTTGGCAATTTAATGCTtcgaaaacataataaatggGGCCCTCGGAAATCACGAGTTCTTCCTAGCCCAGTCTTTTAAAGCGGTAGTCCAACGACCAACCTACAAGGCTACGAGCGCCACTTCCCTTAAGATAACATTAAATTCGTACTTCTTACTTTGTTTATACATTACAACACTAATAAATCTTATCCTTCACCTCTAATATCCACCATTAAAGACATTATTGATTccactatttataaaaacattttattggatGTTTTTCCGAGGTTTTTCCCGTAAACACATAAAGTAGGTAGATGCCTCCATATTGGTAAATACCTACCAATTACATTATTCGCTTCACAAACATCacaatttgtaataataataaatgatttaaacaacatttattaaagATGACGATGTccgtttatttgatttttttattattagataggAAGaggaaaaacatttattacattcCTGTATGAATATCGTAGGTACTCGATGATCACAACAATCTATTCTATCAGCTATTAAGCTgtaggtattaaaaatattattaatagattaCCTATGAACATATTCCATAATAATCCATAAGGCAGAATAACACGAGTAAGAACtgaaatcatatttaaaaattctacATCAGAATATTCGCCCGGTAGATGattgaaattacattaaaaatatttaggttcACCATAACCGGGTAAGTTTGAAAATTTTAGCCATTACTTATCATATAACCTACTCTagacaaatctatactaatattataaagctgaagagtttgtttgtttgaacgcgctaatctcaggaactactgatccgatatgcaaaattctttcagtgttatatagtccattcatcgaggaaggctataggctatatatcatcacgccacgaccaataggagcagcgtagcaataaaaaatgttacaaaagcggaggagaatttgacccattctctcttatgtgacgcaagcgaagttgcgcgggtcagctagtacaatcTAAAGGTACTAATTTGGTTTAGGTAAATATGATGTAACTGCCCTTCAACCTTTCGTCCTCAGCACTCTAGGTACTGTATGGTTACATCATATTATCATTATGTAACTTATGAACCACCTTAACTGGCTTGCAACGATTGCACAAACATgcatcaataaaacaaaatacgagttagtataaaaaagaacataaatCAAATACCGATGGTTGGTTTCTTTGTGGTGTTATGTTATATGTTTTATCATTTTCAATCGTTTTCAATAACTTACATATGTCGCAGATGCACCCAAAATCTAGTTCTAAACAGGTTTGAGGTCCTCGtctcaaaatgtatttttgaatcaGGTTTTATTTGATCCGACTTTTGTggatgttataataaaattgacacATTAAACCAGTATCTAATGTGACCTTTaacttaaacttaatttaatgcAAATGATTTGGAATACTTTCAAGAGAACTGTATTAATTACACTAACTTTTGCATGTACAATATCTGAAATTATTCTATCATAGTTACCACCCACAATAGAACATGTCCTCATTGTAACTACCCATTGATCAAATTATTGCAATGAAAAGAGTTCACTGGAATACCATAACTTGTGCCAGTCAGATGTCAACTATAATGATCCAGTTTCCTGTCCCGCCTCAATTTAAATGCATGCTCGTGATGCAAGCCGTCCTTTCCGAACGATGGTGGGTACCGTGGTGCTTCTCACACTGCTACCAGTTCTGGTAGCGAGTGCTGGGGAAGGTAACATCCGACTGCTTGAAGACGAAGTTGCAGTTGCGTTGAAAGCGTGTACGTACCCAACTGACAGTACCCATACTAAGGAACCCGTCGCTAATGAACGCCAGCGTCGGCGTCGTTCTGAAAACGATTATGATGGATCTCCTAAAATAGACGATAGTACGAAGCAAGGCAGCCGGTACAGCCACGAAAGACGTAACACTAGTGATAGCCGGGACCAGCTACTAGTGGTGAACGCCACAGACTATGATTACGATGGTTACGGAAGTGGGAACATGGGAGAGAAACTGCTCACTTCAGCTCCGAAGTCGGCTACCACTGGAAATAGCAATGGTACAGTCACTAACATGAGTAGAACAAAAAGAAGCGAGCCTTTATTCAACAAACCCGACACTGATCAGGTATGgcgtataatattatttatgacataaacattgtaatgatacctacctactattaattaaattcttaagaatcgatgacatttatttatcatagtACCTACGTGTTATTACCACGTGCCAGTTAATGggtaggtatattttgaatCATGATACTCGTGACCataatttgtaaacaatttagTGGTAAACAAATGATCGGACGGCAAGACAAAATATGATTATGCTTTACTTTACCTGCTGTTAGGAGGTAGCTGTAGATAGCGCAGGGCTAGGTTAGAgccaatttatttaaagtaaataagaaaatcTATTGTTTCAGTGCCTGAGTCAATGCGTGTTCGCTAATTTGCAAGTGGTAAGTATCTACAATTCTAACAAAACGTGCAAACATCAATCATCAACGATTGTTGATCAAAGCAATTAAGTTAATCACTTGTTTATAGGTAGACTCTCGAGGGATCCCCCGCGAAGCGGAGCTGTGGAATAAGGTGCAGTCAAGTGTGTCATCACAACAATCTCGGTCTGCGCTCCGGGACCAAATACGAGCATGCTTTCAAGAATTACAGTCAGGTACAAGACAGTCGTTAAATCCCTATCAcgcttaatttattattacttcattaatcatgcccggtttctgaggcacatttagcggcagtttatctattcaaactgtcatgtttatatgagctttaacgctattgaatagataaactaccgctaaatatacccaATAAATCGGAGATAAGCAGATGTGTTACTGTATTTTGATTTCTTCTAGCATTTATTATCTCTACATCTCTACACCTTTGAATGCTGGTTTTACTACAAACGAAATCCGAAACATTGCTAAGATTTGAGGTAACCGATTCTGAAACCGCCGCAACtgaaatagtatttaattttccAGAGGCTGAAGACAATGGTTGCTCTTATTCTAACAAACTAGAACGTTGTTTGATGCTTCGTTTCTCCGATCGGAAAGAAGGCAACCAAGGGACTACACAAAAGCCTTCTACTTCTACGGAATAAACTACGTGTTAAACAGCGCCATCTATAGTTAAAGATGCAAACAAAATTAACAGTGATAACATTAACGGACTCGGActatcttttaatttatttatactatgaatttatgcaaatataaagtaatattttctagCTTTGTTTCAGAATTAGTTATGTAtatagttgtaaaataaaactataaatatagtAGCATAGTTGATATTGCAAATCAGAATAAATCTGAACAACAAAAcaacgtatttttatttcgctactcgagaacggctggaccgatttggctaattttggttttaaaaaaaatcgctttattaaataaaaacaagatagCGTGAGCGGAGcagcgcggatcagctagtaaaatataaaatcaatgaaACAAAACTTCCAGAAGCTACTTTGACTAAAAGCacaaataaatgcaatatttcaACTCGTTGTTATAGCTCTTAACAGTTGCCGCCAATTAACTTGAGCAAATTCGGTAAATTGTAAATATCCTATTATCATAATATAGGTCCACTTGAAAGGAACTGCAAGGCGTGAAGGCGAAGCCCTTTGGTCGCCAGGTTGACATAACAGTCCACCGACCATCCATCTGCGACCACTGCACTAAGTCCACATTCagttttctttcaaaaacacCTCTTTGTGTttaagttgtttggcgacgaATTCAAAATTGACAACACACACattcttatttcttattataaataaagtatgacAGGATAGCCTGGATAAGAGAATGGTTGAGGGTAGTATATCACAGGCTTATTTAAACTTGTGTTCTTTAACTGATGAGGGAGCACAAATGGTGGCAGTCTCAATTCTTTAACAGTGGACCGTTTTGCGCTCTGAAACAATCACATTAGTCCAAAATAATCAATGGTGTATTTCAAAAACGTGTGTTGGTATAGATACTTTGATTATAAACATCTGAGTTGACAGTAAAAGCCCATGCAAGTACTGCTGTAGGCATTGTATTATAGTTCTCAAATGATACTTAACAtggtataaattattataatactccTAGATTTGCCAGATGACAAAATACAGTGAATTAAAAACACTAAGTGCAGTGGTAAATGcctttttatttgacaaatcCAATGTCCACAACACAAAGAAATCTAGgtacaaaacttaaaaataaactgtacttacactaattgaaaaatattcaatgacataaataataaatattaacatttgaaattttttgaACACCATCTTTATTACATAGTCTGTGTCATAATacttttacagtttttattatttaagcatgTTGGCAACAtaatgttcaataaaatatttattggtttcaCAAGTCATAaaaattggaatattttttagtGTATTGCAGGGGCTAAGATTGTGAGATTCAAGGTTTTAAGTGGTAAAGGAGGTTTGTTTGAGCAAACTTTAGGCTGAGCTTGTATGTGCCTCGTCCATCTGCACAGGTGGATTAATTCCTCACATTCAGTCACAGAGAGGCGTtcctgtaaaaaataataacataattatttttttctttaggcCTACACTAAAGCTTAAGACAATTTATTATGTGAATACTTACAATTAATGGATATAATACATAGTATGTTGCAATATCTGTCACAGTCAAACTATGTCCTGTTAAATAAGTCGATTTTTCTAGTGCCTTATTTAtatcctgaaaaaaaaatatatcatttgctcagaattttattttaaacgtgtACGCA
The sequence above is drawn from the Anticarsia gemmatalis isolate Benzon Research Colony breed Stoneville strain chromosome 17, ilAntGemm2 primary, whole genome shotgun sequence genome and encodes:
- the LOC142979756 gene encoding uncharacterized protein LOC142979756 — its product is MHARDASRPFRTMVGTVVLLTLLPVLVASAGEGNIRLLEDEVAVALKACTYPTDSTHTKEPVANERQRRRRSENDYDGSPKIDDSTKQGSRYSHERRNTSDSRDQLLVVNATDYDYDGYGSGNMGEKLLTSAPKSATTGNSNGTVTNMSRTKRSEPLFNKPDTDQCLSQCVFANLQVVDSRGIPREAELWNKVQSSVSSQQSRSALRDQIRACFQELQSEAEDNGCSYSNKLERCLMLRFSDRKEGNQGTTQKPSTSTE
- the LOC142979757 gene encoding uncharacterized protein LOC142979757 isoform X2, which produces MMLQVISLLSVYIWTVESAVLDPSLYLSPRPPLTDASGSLAPASLWQRSAQIMQNFTEAQDKPNNSELPTEPTERSPKLKRIPEPREKAKLFWPSLRPSHYSVGTGNIQIPLTFSLSGLYGKYSPGTMGTGVIGSTYETVSEIGGTAVSALAGSSYGNYRTYPGLRIYRGENGPAWSGWGNGKWGHYGKG
- the LOC142979757 gene encoding uncharacterized protein LOC142979757 isoform X1; amino-acid sequence: MMYFQLQVISLLSVYIWTVESAVLDPSLYLSPRPPLTDASGSLAPASLWQRSAQIMQNFTEAQDKPNNSELPTEPTERSPKLKRIPEPREKAKLFWPSLRPSHYSVGTGNIQIPLTFSLSGLYGKYSPGTMGTGVIGSTYETVSEIGGTAVSALAGSSYGNYRTYPGLRIYRGENGPAWSGWGNGKWGHYGKG